Proteins encoded together in one Candidatus Hydrogenedens sp. window:
- the gcvT gene encoding glycine cleavage system aminomethyltransferase GcvT — protein sequence MELRTTPLFECCKKAGGRFVDFHGWYLPVQFEGIISEHLHVRSEVGIFDCSHMGEFLIHGKDKISQLSYLTCGDFVRLPVGRCRYTALLNSDGSVLDDCVGLRINEETLYLITNAGVLEQVSSLLCNSTIGATDVSNGTVKIDVQGPKSLDVLLRIGFGSWITELKYWTGKEADWKGNKIIVTRAGYTGELGYELFLPQELGEEIWELLIKENDVKPCGLGARDTLRTEMGYPLNGQDILPGITPLMASMERFIDWEHDFVGKDRLLKDKEHNDYRRLKGIKTNTRQAPRHGQKLALSDKEVGEVTSGTFGPSLGVGVGLALLDKEASISGTKLQIIGRSLEIDVCDVPIYQNGTARRKVL from the coding sequence TTGGAATTAAGAACAACTCCGTTATTTGAATGCTGTAAAAAAGCAGGTGGTCGGTTTGTAGATTTTCATGGTTGGTACTTGCCTGTGCAATTTGAAGGTATAATCTCAGAACATCTTCATGTCCGTTCTGAGGTGGGTATTTTTGACTGTTCACACATGGGCGAATTTCTGATTCATGGGAAAGACAAAATATCTCAGTTATCATACCTAACATGTGGAGACTTTGTTCGTTTACCTGTGGGTCGTTGTCGATATACCGCATTACTCAATTCAGATGGTTCAGTTCTTGATGACTGTGTAGGTCTTAGGATTAATGAAGAAACACTTTACCTTATTACAAATGCAGGGGTTCTGGAACAGGTCTCATCTTTATTATGCAATTCAACCATTGGTGCTACAGATGTATCGAACGGAACTGTAAAGATAGATGTACAGGGACCCAAAAGTCTGGATGTCCTTCTCCGTATCGGTTTTGGCTCGTGGATTACTGAACTAAAATATTGGACAGGCAAAGAAGCAGATTGGAAAGGGAACAAAATTATCGTAACTCGTGCTGGGTATACAGGTGAGTTGGGTTATGAATTATTTTTACCTCAAGAATTAGGTGAAGAGATATGGGAATTACTTATTAAAGAGAATGATGTAAAACCGTGCGGTTTAGGGGCTCGCGACACACTACGAACGGAGATGGGTTATCCCTTAAATGGACAAGATATACTCCCAGGTATAACTCCTCTAATGGCTTCAATGGAGCGGTTTATCGATTGGGAGCACGATTTTGTCGGGAAGGATAGGTTATTGAAAGACAAAGAACATAATGATTATCGAAGACTAAAAGGTATAAAAACTAATACTCGACAAGCCCCAAGACATGGACAAAAACTTGCTCTATCTGATAAAGAGGTCGGAGAGGTAACAAGTGGGACATTTGGACCGAGTCTCGGTGTTGGTGTAGGTTTAGCCTTATTGGATAAGGAAGCGTCTATTTCTGGAACAAAATTACAAATCATAGGTCGTTCTTTGGAAATTGATGTTTGTGACGTACCAATTTATCAGAACGGAACTGCACGAAGAAAGGTCTTATAA
- the gcvH gene encoding glycine cleavage system protein GcvH, with translation MYPEDVRYTENHEWIGEEDGLYVVGISEYAQEQLGDVTYVELPEVGRHVRQKDPVAQVESVKAAEDIYAPVTGIIVEVNEALEGEPELINLDPYGRGWCFKMDDIDISQYRRLMNREAYEKYLKSL, from the coding sequence ATGTATCCAGAGGATGTTCGTTATACTGAAAATCATGAATGGATAGGGGAAGAAGATGGTTTGTATGTGGTAGGCATCTCCGAATATGCTCAAGAGCAATTGGGCGATGTTACTTACGTTGAACTACCAGAGGTAGGAAGACATGTTCGACAGAAAGACCCAGTCGCTCAGGTTGAATCAGTAAAGGCGGCAGAAGATATTTATGCCCCTGTCACAGGCATTATCGTAGAAGTCAATGAAGCATTAGAGGGAGAGCCAGAACTTATCAATTTAGACCCTTATGGTAGGGGCTGGTGTTTTAAGATGGATGATATTGATATAAGCCAATATCGACGTCTAATGAATCGAGAAGCCTACGAGAAATATCTAAAATCACTATAA
- the gcvPA gene encoding aminomethyl-transferring glycine dehydrogenase subunit GcvPA, producing MTWVPSTEEDIQHMLQIIGVQTIEELFQDIPQELQLKSWNIPKGISEPEAYQFLKRLSGRNQTNTISFLGGGIYDHYIPAVVDSLSQRGEFLTAYTPYQPECAQGTLQAIYEYQTALCRLTDMEVANASLYDGGTALFEAVTMAVRITGRRKIHILDGLNPIYEQMLRTHTANLDLEIEYSKQPKDCACVIGATPDFFGNMHDFSELAKQCHEAGTLLVVQFYPIALGIMKTPGEMGADIAIGEGQGLGLPLGFGGPYLGLFATRKEYIRKMPGRITAMTVDKQGNRGFVLTLQAREQHIRREKAMSNICSNQAWCALRALIYLCEVGKHGLTEIAKHCYWKSEYLKQELSKFVPVVNSSLTFNEFVVRLPMPAEKAIEQLKEQNILAGIPLKSFFESCKLTSPRKDVNGNVYGEVGDILIAVTEKRTRIELDLFVEALRKVLTKE from the coding sequence ATGACATGGGTACCATCAACAGAAGAAGATATTCAGCACATGCTCCAAATAATTGGTGTGCAAACAATAGAGGAGTTATTTCAGGACATTCCACAGGAGTTACAGTTAAAATCATGGAATATTCCCAAAGGAATTTCTGAGCCTGAGGCATATCAATTTCTAAAAAGACTAAGTGGTAGAAATCAGACAAATACCATTTCATTTCTCGGTGGTGGCATATACGACCATTATATCCCTGCTGTAGTTGATAGCCTCTCGCAACGTGGTGAGTTTTTGACCGCATATACTCCATATCAGCCAGAATGTGCCCAAGGTACATTACAAGCAATATATGAATATCAAACAGCCTTATGCCGACTGACAGATATGGAAGTGGCAAATGCTTCTCTTTATGATGGTGGCACAGCTCTTTTTGAGGCAGTCACCATGGCAGTGCGAATTACAGGTAGAAGAAAAATACACATTTTAGATGGCTTAAACCCTATTTATGAGCAAATGCTACGAACACATACCGCAAATCTTGATTTAGAGATTGAATACAGTAAACAACCGAAAGACTGTGCCTGTGTAATAGGGGCAACTCCTGATTTTTTCGGAAATATGCATGATTTTTCTGAACTCGCTAAACAATGTCATGAGGCTGGAACACTTTTAGTGGTTCAGTTCTATCCGATTGCTCTTGGCATCATGAAAACCCCTGGAGAAATGGGCGCTGATATTGCCATTGGTGAAGGACAAGGCTTAGGACTACCACTCGGTTTCGGAGGCCCCTATTTAGGATTATTTGCTACACGGAAAGAATACATTCGCAAGATGCCCGGTCGAATTACAGCCATGACTGTCGACAAACAGGGAAATCGAGGCTTCGTCTTAACACTCCAAGCCCGAGAACAACATATTCGCCGAGAAAAAGCAATGTCAAATATATGCTCCAATCAAGCATGGTGTGCACTTCGTGCTTTAATTTATCTATGTGAGGTCGGCAAACATGGGCTAACAGAAATTGCGAAACACTGCTATTGGAAATCTGAGTATCTAAAGCAGGAATTATCTAAATTTGTACCCGTCGTAAATTCATCATTAACTTTTAATGAATTTGTAGTCCGTTTGCCGATGCCAGCCGAAAAAGCTATTGAACAATTAAAAGAACAAAATATTTTGGCGGGTATCCCCTTAAAATCATTTTTCGAAAGTTGTAAATTGACATCGCCACGTAAAGATGTCAATGGCAATGTCTATGGAGAGGTTGGAGATATACTAATTGCAGTTACAGAAAAAAGAACACGGATTGAATTAGACCTGTTTGTAGAGGCACTTCGTAAAGTGCTTACAAAGGAGTAG
- the gcvPB gene encoding aminomethyl-transferring glycine dehydrogenase subunit GcvPB, whose protein sequence is MKLIYEKCNHRQAFSLGKCDVPEKEFPSEFRRQKLAELPEVSELDVVRHFTHLSRRNMGIDTHFYPLGSCTMKYNPKIADIVSAFDGFTQLHPQLTSSPVYYDCIQGALEIVYETERLLSEISGMKAVSLQPMAGAHGELTGVLIISAYHKKHGNHHKKTILIPDSAHGTNPASAVIAGFQVQEIQSNEQGTLDLDNFRKAINDEVAGIMLTCPNTHGLFEKDITEIARLAHQHDALLYYDGANLNAIIGKCRPGDLGFDVMHFNLHKTFATPHGMGGPGSGPVGVNERLLDFLPEPRVVKTSDSKYSLEYPSNSIGKVSSFLGQFLVAVRAYVYILMQGDEGLREVSRNAVLNANYILARLRSVFPPAFDRLCMHECVLTASPFHDVNVRALDFAKALLDRGFHAPTIYFPLTVKEAMMIEPTETETKETLDQFCDTMLELAKLAKVSPEELHKAPITTPVQRLDEVKAAKELNVVKPISK, encoded by the coding sequence ATGAAACTAATATATGAAAAATGCAATCATCGGCAGGCATTTTCTTTAGGGAAATGTGATGTCCCCGAAAAAGAGTTCCCCAGTGAATTTCGAAGACAAAAATTGGCAGAATTACCAGAGGTATCTGAATTAGATGTAGTCCGACATTTCACGCATTTATCACGGCGGAATATGGGAATTGATACTCATTTTTATCCGCTCGGTTCCTGTACAATGAAATATAATCCTAAAATAGCAGATATCGTCTCTGCTTTTGATGGTTTTACACAACTTCATCCTCAATTGACTTCTTCTCCAGTATATTATGACTGTATTCAGGGAGCGTTAGAAATAGTTTACGAAACTGAACGACTTCTAAGTGAAATTTCTGGAATGAAAGCGGTATCCTTACAACCGATGGCTGGTGCCCATGGTGAACTGACAGGGGTTCTTATTATATCCGCCTATCATAAAAAACATGGCAATCATCATAAAAAAACAATACTTATCCCTGATTCAGCCCACGGCACTAATCCAGCCAGTGCTGTTATTGCAGGATTTCAGGTACAGGAAATCCAATCAAACGAGCAAGGAACTTTGGATCTGGATAACTTCCGAAAGGCTATAAACGATGAGGTTGCGGGTATCATGCTAACCTGCCCAAATACCCATGGGCTGTTTGAAAAAGATATAACAGAAATTGCTCGATTGGCTCATCAACACGATGCTTTGCTTTATTATGATGGCGCCAACTTAAATGCAATCATAGGTAAGTGTCGCCCCGGTGATTTAGGTTTTGATGTGATGCACTTTAATTTGCATAAGACATTTGCAACACCTCATGGGATGGGCGGACCCGGTTCAGGTCCTGTTGGGGTTAATGAACGTCTGTTAGATTTTCTCCCCGAACCAAGAGTTGTCAAAACAAGTGATTCAAAATACAGCCTTGAATATCCAAGCAATAGTATCGGTAAGGTTTCATCTTTTCTGGGACAATTCCTTGTAGCAGTTCGAGCCTATGTTTACATCCTTATGCAAGGAGATGAAGGATTGCGAGAAGTCAGCCGTAATGCGGTATTAAATGCAAACTATATTCTGGCTCGACTTCGTTCTGTTTTTCCACCTGCCTTTGACCGATTATGTATGCATGAATGCGTACTTACTGCCAGTCCATTTCACGACGTTAATGTGCGAGCCTTAGATTTTGCAAAAGCCCTTCTCGATAGAGGATTTCACGCCCCAACTATCTATTTTCCACTCACCGTAAAAGAAGCCATGATGATTGAACCAACTGAAACAGAGACCAAAGAAACACTCGACCAATTTTGTGACACTATGTTGGAACTCGCAAAATTAGCCAAAGTGTCGCCCGAAGAATTACATAAAGCACCTATAACAACTCCAGTTCAACGGCTGGATGAAGTAAAAGCGGCAAAAGAATTAAATGTCGTCAAGCCTATTTCTAAATGA
- the folD gene encoding bifunctional methylenetetrahydrofolate dehydrogenase/methenyltetrahydrofolate cyclohydrolase FolD: MPTPRKPKLLDGVKLAEKIKAELKQKVLELKEKGIMPGLAVVLVGDNPASQIYVRNKRKTCEELGIQSFAYDLPKETTETELLELIDKLNRDNAVHGILIQSPVPKHIDEEKILNAVDPNKDVDGFHPVNKGKLLNGQDCFVACTPAGIQELLLRYGYNIQGRHVVIVGRSNIVGKPLAALLVQKSVGADATVTICHSRTKNLAQITKTADILVAAMGVPEFIQGRMVRDGCVVIDVGMNRIPDNTKKSGYRLIGDVHFPSVSKKARAITPVPGGVGPMTIAMLMKNTVKSAEKTLHHTS; encoded by the coding sequence ATGCCGACACCGAGAAAACCAAAATTATTAGATGGCGTTAAACTCGCAGAAAAAATCAAGGCGGAATTAAAACAAAAAGTGTTAGAACTCAAAGAAAAAGGTATTATGCCCGGTCTTGCAGTTGTACTTGTAGGTGATAACCCTGCAAGTCAGATTTACGTTCGAAATAAACGAAAAACATGTGAGGAATTAGGAATTCAGTCTTTCGCTTATGATTTGCCTAAAGAAACAACAGAAACAGAATTACTCGAATTAATAGATAAACTAAACCGTGATAATGCAGTGCACGGGATATTAATACAAAGCCCTGTTCCAAAACATATTGATGAAGAAAAAATTCTGAACGCTGTTGACCCTAATAAAGATGTAGATGGTTTTCATCCTGTAAATAAAGGAAAGTTACTAAATGGACAGGATTGCTTTGTTGCCTGCACACCTGCAGGTATTCAGGAGTTACTTCTCCGTTATGGATACAACATTCAGGGAAGACATGTCGTTATTGTTGGTCGTTCCAATATTGTAGGGAAACCCTTAGCAGCTTTGCTCGTACAGAAATCTGTGGGGGCAGATGCGACTGTCACAATTTGTCATTCACGAACAAAAAACTTAGCACAAATAACCAAGACTGCTGACATCCTTGTTGCTGCTATGGGCGTTCCAGAGTTTATTCAAGGCAGAATGGTAAGAGATGGATGTGTTGTAATTGATGTAGGCATGAATCGCATACCAGACAATACCAAAAAGTCAGGCTATCGCCTCATAGGTGACGTCCATTTCCCAAGTGTATCTAAAAAAGCACGAGCTATTACCCCTGTCCCTGGTGGCGTAGGTCCTATGACTATTGCGATGCTTATGAAAAACACCGTCAAATCCGCAGAAAAGACTCTTCATCACACTTCTTAA
- a CDS encoding type I 3-dehydroquinate dehydratase — translation MNYLLKELIKGTYPPRLIACSGKGFSQRDIVEAEKYGAIAFELRFDLLQKEYTSEFEKILTKNLATLDGKKIVITARSKREGGFFSGTKKERESLYLRYLKHVFAVDIELAELSQHEKLLDNVKQEGKLIIGSYHNFKTVPPLKKLHQLVTIGKKYQVDIVKIAGYADHPKQLLPLLQFQCEGEMPLSLMTMGKTALFSRVLFANIGSVFTYSAIGTPTAPNQPTCKQIYKYTKMFFPEKEQVVGKVLNKTNILNEG, via the coding sequence ATGAACTATTTGCTCAAAGAATTGATAAAGGGAACTTATCCACCGCGTCTTATTGCCTGTTCTGGAAAGGGTTTTTCTCAAAGAGATATTGTAGAGGCGGAGAAGTATGGAGCCATAGCCTTTGAACTGCGGTTTGATTTACTTCAAAAAGAATATACATCGGAGTTTGAGAAAATCCTCACCAAGAATTTAGCCACTTTAGATGGTAAAAAAATCGTAATAACCGCTCGCTCGAAGAGAGAAGGTGGATTTTTTAGTGGAACCAAGAAAGAGAGAGAGTCGCTATATTTAAGATATTTGAAGCATGTGTTTGCAGTTGATATTGAACTTGCTGAGCTATCTCAGCATGAGAAACTATTGGATAATGTTAAACAAGAAGGGAAACTTATCATCGGCTCATATCATAATTTTAAGACTGTGCCTCCTCTGAAAAAATTACATCAGCTTGTAACCATTGGTAAAAAATATCAAGTGGATATAGTTAAGATAGCTGGATATGCAGACCATCCAAAGCAATTATTGCCACTATTGCAGTTCCAATGTGAAGGAGAAATGCCTCTTTCGCTGATGACGATGGGGAAAACAGCATTATTCTCGCGTGTTCTTTTTGCGAATATCGGATCTGTTTTTACGTATTCAGCAATAGGCACACCAACTGCACCTAACCAGCCTACTTGCAAGCAAATTTACAAATACACTAAAATGTTTTTCCCAGAAAAGGAACAAGTTGTTGGGAAGGTATTAAATAAAACAAATATACTAAATGAGGGTTAA
- a CDS encoding MFS transporter → MGIDTVLYLRLSAMMFLEFAVWGAWAPVLASYLINDLKLSGKQTGWIYATLWLACIISPFLGGQIADRYLATEYFLGGVHLIGGICLLYAAYQRKFTPLLILMFIYSLLYAPTLALVNSLMFSNITNPDVVAPRIRVWGTIGWIAAGWLLTVMRNMAGAESNKKYSDCLLIAGIMSVILGLYCFTLPHTPPPDKPGNPLAFLEAFQLMKEPYFLVFLIISFIVTTELQFYYVPTAPFLQDIGVRSSNVPAIMTIAQIAEIVGMAVLLPLAMAKLGIQWVLVIGVIAWPLRYVIFAMMKPVWLVIASLSFHGIGYTFFFFAGQMFVDRVAPPDIRASAQALIAVATLGLGNFIGTQFTGIILDFFKDAEGNFKWRPIFLIPCVLTVACAIAFLLFFHPPAVVGAGN, encoded by the coding sequence GTGGGAATTGATACCGTCTTGTATTTACGTTTAAGTGCCATGATGTTTCTTGAATTCGCCGTTTGGGGAGCATGGGCACCCGTGTTAGCATCGTATCTAATTAACGATTTAAAATTATCTGGCAAACAAACAGGTTGGATATATGCAACTTTATGGCTTGCATGTATCATCTCACCATTTTTAGGTGGGCAAATCGCAGACCGTTATCTTGCCACTGAATATTTCCTTGGGGGAGTCCATCTTATCGGTGGTATCTGTCTGTTATATGCCGCCTATCAACGTAAGTTTACGCCATTGTTAATTTTAATGTTTATCTATTCATTACTTTATGCCCCCACGTTAGCACTGGTAAATTCTCTCATGTTCAGTAACATTACAAATCCAGACGTAGTCGCTCCACGAATTCGTGTTTGGGGAACTATTGGCTGGATAGCCGCGGGTTGGTTACTAACTGTAATGCGGAATATGGCAGGAGCAGAAAGCAATAAAAAATATTCTGACTGCCTCTTAATTGCTGGGATTATGTCCGTCATTTTAGGTTTATACTGCTTTACTTTACCTCATACCCCACCACCAGACAAACCAGGAAATCCTTTAGCGTTCTTAGAAGCATTCCAATTAATGAAAGAGCCGTATTTCCTTGTTTTCTTAATTATCTCTTTCATAGTAACTACAGAATTGCAATTCTACTATGTACCTACCGCACCATTCCTGCAAGATATCGGTGTCCGTAGTTCCAATGTGCCAGCCATTATGACAATAGCCCAGATTGCTGAAATAGTTGGTATGGCAGTACTTCTTCCTCTTGCAATGGCAAAATTAGGGATTCAATGGGTTCTGGTGATTGGTGTAATTGCCTGGCCCTTACGTTATGTCATTTTTGCAATGATGAAACCTGTATGGCTGGTCATTGCTTCTCTATCGTTCCATGGTATTGGCTACACCTTCTTCTTCTTTGCAGGTCAAATGTTCGTAGATAGAGTAGCCCCACCAGATATTCGTGCTTCCGCTCAGGCTCTTATTGCAGTTGCAACATTAGGATTGGGCAACTTCATAGGCACACAATTTACAGGAATTATCTTAGACTTTTTCAAGGATGCTGAGGGAAATTTCAAATGGCGTCCAATTTTCTTGATACCCTGTGTATTAACAGTTGCTTGTGCAATTGCTTTCTTACTCTTCTTCCATCCTCCCGCAGTAGTAGGAGCAGGAAATTAA
- a CDS encoding M28 family peptidase: protein MEGLSRRSFSGFNGIAVIILFLWGLYSIYDCWSPPVVPADAPQDKFSAERAIKLLEYPTTMIHPFGSQEDAKVREYLVQKLRLLGVEPEVYTGYVEHSSKHGYNSVERVDSVMVVLPGYAPTRSILLMGHYDSTPYGVGCADDGSAVATMYETLRALLHSAPLRNDVIFLFTDGEEAGLLGPKAFLKHPLFETVGLCLNFEARGHYGPSMMFQMSNNNSWLIQEFAKVVPYPRASSMMFEVAGKMPTSTDYYVLKPKGVPGFDFAFVGGIRYYHTPNDNINHISLRSLQHHGEYALPLVKHFGNLDLSHLKIGYPFEEPINNSIYFPLPGNRLITYSEKWILPLLIMAIIFYLVMLFFMRLFWGIRIRDVIINFVRNVVHTLLIIGLLGGLIGLTFLVYKHYIVYYELTYFVVGLLTTLGLFLIFLPVIFARFDPHVFFASALLPWLGLSIYSSIATPTASYIAVWILLIGSVCGIICCFPYIPQKWQRSFVWLSFWTLIPTLVTMYFVAPFLILGVQTLTPIFIPLLMIFLILILYQSVGIVQNFVQDKKTCYRWGLVLLIAGLLVYAYPMLFFRFTKETPKTNHLCYGLDWDTGKAWWMSRDVELDEWTEQFFKEDVQFKRPEPFTGDNIIIRFAEAPIASYPQPLLSVLEDKTEGDVRHLKISVVSLRKSVEMHLTLRGELEVLSAKVNGKDFERSEGKTIQDWHFNYRGFPGENGLTLEWRLKHKQPLTLEVIEKSYVIPPIAGIEMSPRPDYMIAEPNTVEWWKPFRSNAIYTRKIFALN from the coding sequence ATGGAAGGATTGTCAAGAAGAAGTTTTAGCGGTTTTAATGGTATAGCAGTTATAATTCTTTTTTTATGGGGGTTATATTCTATTTATGATTGCTGGTCTCCTCCTGTAGTTCCTGCAGATGCTCCACAGGATAAATTTTCAGCAGAGCGTGCTATAAAACTTCTGGAATACCCGACGACGATGATACACCCCTTTGGTTCGCAGGAAGATGCAAAGGTTCGAGAATATCTTGTTCAGAAACTTCGACTGTTAGGAGTAGAACCTGAGGTATATACAGGGTATGTGGAGCATTCGTCAAAACATGGTTATAATAGTGTGGAACGAGTAGATAGCGTTATGGTTGTATTGCCAGGCTATGCTCCGACACGGTCTATTCTACTAATGGGGCATTACGATTCTACACCTTATGGGGTAGGCTGTGCGGATGATGGTTCTGCGGTGGCGACAATGTATGAAACCTTGCGGGCTTTGCTACACAGTGCACCATTAAGAAACGATGTCATTTTCCTTTTTACAGATGGTGAAGAAGCTGGACTTTTAGGTCCAAAAGCGTTTTTAAAACATCCTCTTTTTGAAACGGTTGGTTTGTGTTTAAATTTTGAAGCACGGGGACATTACGGTCCATCTATGATGTTCCAGATGAGTAATAATAACTCCTGGCTAATACAAGAATTTGCTAAAGTGGTTCCTTATCCCCGTGCCAGTTCGATGATGTTTGAAGTTGCGGGGAAAATGCCGACAAGTACAGATTATTATGTTCTGAAACCTAAAGGTGTTCCAGGGTTCGATTTCGCATTTGTCGGGGGTATTCGTTATTACCACACTCCTAATGATAATATTAACCATATTTCTCTTCGTTCTTTACAACACCATGGAGAATATGCTTTACCTTTGGTAAAACATTTTGGTAATCTTGATTTATCTCACTTAAAAATTGGTTATCCCTTTGAAGAGCCTATAAATAATAGTATCTATTTTCCGTTGCCTGGTAACCGATTGATAACCTACTCAGAGAAATGGATATTACCCTTATTAATTATGGCAATTATATTCTACCTCGTTATGCTTTTTTTTATGCGGTTGTTCTGGGGAATTCGAATTCGAGATGTCATTATAAATTTCGTGCGAAATGTGGTACATACCTTATTAATAATTGGTTTACTCGGTGGTTTAATAGGATTGACGTTCCTTGTATATAAGCATTACATTGTTTATTATGAACTTACTTACTTTGTTGTAGGTTTATTAACAACGTTAGGGTTGTTTCTTATCTTTTTGCCTGTTATTTTTGCACGGTTTGACCCCCATGTATTTTTTGCATCAGCATTATTGCCATGGCTTGGTTTGTCCATATATTCCAGCATAGCGACACCCACTGCGAGTTATATCGCTGTATGGATATTGCTTATAGGAAGTGTCTGTGGAATTATTTGTTGTTTCCCCTATATCCCCCAGAAATGGCAACGGAGTTTTGTTTGGCTCTCTTTCTGGACACTAATACCGACACTTGTAACTATGTATTTCGTTGCTCCATTTCTTATTTTAGGTGTTCAAACCCTTACCCCGATATTTATTCCACTATTAATGATATTTCTCATTCTTATCCTTTATCAGTCTGTAGGGATTGTGCAGAATTTTGTTCAGGATAAGAAGACCTGCTATCGTTGGGGGCTGGTTTTGTTAATAGCAGGGCTTCTTGTGTATGCATACCCTATGTTATTCTTCCGTTTTACAAAGGAAACTCCTAAAACAAATCATTTATGTTATGGATTAGATTGGGATACGGGAAAAGCATGGTGGATGTCACGTGATGTAGAATTAGATGAATGGACAGAACAGTTTTTCAAGGAAGATGTACAATTTAAAAGACCTGAACCATTCACGGGTGATAATATTATAATTCGCTTTGCTGAAGCACCTATTGCAAGTTATCCACAGCCTCTTTTATCCGTATTGGAAGATAAGACAGAGGGAGATGTTCGGCACCTCAAGATTTCTGTGGTTTCATTGAGGAAGTCAGTAGAGATGCACCTTACATTGAGAGGTGAGTTGGAGGTTTTGTCAGCGAAAGTAAATGGTAAGGACTTTGAACGTTCAGAAGGGAAAACTATTCAGGATTGGCATTTTAATTATCGTGGTTTCCCTGGGGAAAATGGACTTACCTTAGAATGGAGGTTAAAACATAAACAGCCGTTGACCCTCGAAGTTATCGAGAAAAGTTATGTAATACCCCCTATTGCGGGAATTGAAATGTCTCCACGACCTGATTATATGATTGCGGAACCGAATACTGTTGAGTGGTGGAAACCCTTCCGAAGTAATGCTATTTATACTCGAAAAATCTTTGCTCTTAATTAA
- the lexA gene encoding transcriptional repressor LexA — translation MSERELTQRQKEVLDCIHDFQERMNYSPSILEICERLKIRSTNGVAGHIRALIRKGYLERSSKARTLKLTPKAQWFLEPSKTRMVPLLGRIPAGFPVSVEANIEKLIPLGFERKTDGVYALRVTGESMIEDGIFEGDIIFVDSKKQPCKGDIVVALVDGEVTVKRFFPEGKYVELRPANRKMKPIRVPSHRFLLQGVVIGLQRNYD, via the coding sequence ATGTCTGAACGTGAACTTACACAACGGCAAAAAGAGGTGCTGGATTGTATCCACGATTTTCAGGAACGGATGAATTATTCCCCTTCAATTTTAGAGATATGCGAACGGTTAAAAATTCGGTCGACAAATGGGGTAGCGGGGCATATACGTGCTTTGATACGGAAGGGATATTTAGAACGTTCGTCTAAGGCACGAACATTAAAATTAACACCTAAAGCCCAATGGTTTCTGGAACCCTCCAAAACACGAATGGTACCTTTGTTAGGCAGAATTCCCGCTGGTTTTCCTGTTTCTGTGGAGGCAAATATTGAAAAACTTATCCCTCTGGGGTTTGAACGGAAAACAGATGGGGTCTATGCTTTACGAGTAACTGGTGAGAGTATGATTGAGGATGGGATATTCGAGGGTGATATTATTTTCGTGGATTCAAAAAAGCAACCTTGTAAAGGCGATATTGTAGTAGCATTAGTAGATGGTGAGGTTACAGTAAAGAGATTTTTCCCCGAAGGGAAATATGTTGAACTTCGACCAGCCAATAGGAAAATGAAACCGATTCGTGTTCCTTCCCATAGATTTCTACTACAAGGGGTTGTTATTGGCTTACAACGGAATTACGATTAG